A region from the Paenibacillus humicola genome encodes:
- a CDS encoding helix-turn-helix domain-containing protein: MEASTKKPSGLLHVHKMNDHFTLTLYSASGELDDYVEHYWIVNWDLRGREPYLSENLPHPSVHLVVEPGVCRVVGIVKEKFSFELSGRGFVFGVKFRPGAFYPLTGVPVRSFTGRSIAAVEVFGPETAEWEAAVRAAESDSARIALAERFLRGRLPRERDETAGLVRTIVDVVAADRTIATVDAAAQRFRLSTRMLQRMFGKYVGISPKWVIGRYRLLEAADRLAEGQSVDWAQLAARLGYYDQSHLIKDFKSIVGLSPEEYIRKNTKTGPG, encoded by the coding sequence ATGGAAGCGAGCACAAAAAAGCCGAGCGGACTGCTCCATGTTCACAAGATGAACGATCATTTCACGCTGACGCTGTATTCGGCATCCGGCGAGCTGGACGACTACGTCGAGCATTATTGGATCGTAAACTGGGATCTGCGCGGACGGGAGCCCTACCTGTCGGAAAATCTTCCTCATCCTTCGGTCCATCTCGTCGTGGAGCCGGGGGTATGCCGGGTTGTCGGGATCGTCAAGGAGAAATTTTCGTTCGAGCTGAGCGGCCGGGGCTTTGTATTCGGCGTCAAATTCCGGCCCGGCGCCTTTTACCCGCTAACGGGCGTCCCCGTCCGTTCGTTCACCGGACGGTCCATCGCGGCCGTGGAAGTCTTCGGCCCCGAAACGGCCGAGTGGGAAGCGGCGGTCCGCGCCGCCGAAAGCGACAGCGCACGGATCGCGCTTGCGGAACGATTTCTGCGCGGGCGCCTGCCCCGGGAACGCGATGAGACGGCCGGGCTCGTCAGGACGATCGTGGACGTCGTCGCGGCGGACCGCACGATTGCGACTGTGGATGCCGCGGCGCAGCGGTTCCGCCTGTCGACGCGCATGCTGCAGCGGATGTTCGGCAAATATGTGGGCATCTCGCCGAAGTGGGTTATCGGGCGCTACCGTCTGCTCGAAGCCGCCGACCGGCTCGCCGAAGGGCAGTCCGTCGATTGGGCGCAGCTTGCCGCCCGGCTCGGATATTACGATCAGAGCCACCTGATCAAGGATTTCAAAAGCATCGTGGGTCTCTCTCCCGAGGAATACATCCGCAAAAACACGAAAACCGGCCCCGGTTGA
- a CDS encoding SRPBCC family protein, translating to MEALTYVLYIGAKPEDVWRALVSPEGTKAVFFGCVLNSTFQPGSPYQYVGPGNDGDETVHVYGTVLEYEPHRLMSYTEHPGPSYQERHAELETRVTLTLETVGACTKVTLVNDRWPEGHPSYERTKESWPIILSSLKSYVETGRTLDFGWS from the coding sequence ATGGAAGCTTTAACGTATGTGCTTTATATCGGAGCGAAGCCTGAGGACGTATGGAGGGCGCTCGTCTCGCCGGAAGGAACGAAAGCAGTCTTTTTCGGGTGCGTGCTGAATTCGACCTTCCAACCCGGCTCTCCTTACCAATATGTCGGGCCGGGCAATGACGGGGACGAAACGGTACACGTCTACGGGACGGTACTCGAATATGAGCCGCATCGACTGATGAGCTACACCGAGCATCCCGGACCCTCTTATCAAGAGCGGCACGCGGAGCTGGAAACGAGGGTGACGCTGACGCTTGAGACGGTGGGCGCCTGCACGAAAGTCACGCTCGTAAACGACCGCTGGCCGGAAGGTCACCCTTCCTACGAGCGCACGAAGGAAAGCTGGCCGATCATCCTGAGCAGCCTCAAATCGTATGTGGAAACGGGCCGTACGCTCGATTTCGGCTGGTCCTGA
- a CDS encoding CcdC family protein — MSIFPPTVHLTHIGSLVVTILSGFAVAFLRLRASNRPTNLRKIIIPPLGMSSGFLMFVAPFMRIPLLWALGAFAVGALLLAYPLIRTSKLERSGGEIVLRRSKMFIFIILILILLRLLLHEEIERYVTIPQTGALFFVLAFGMILVWRLAMLREYLKLQRESPE; from the coding sequence GTGAGCATTTTTCCGCCAACCGTTCATCTGACCCATATCGGTTCTCTGGTCGTGACGATTTTATCCGGGTTCGCCGTGGCGTTTCTGCGCCTTCGGGCGTCGAACCGGCCGACCAATCTGCGCAAAATCATCATTCCGCCGCTCGGCATGTCGTCCGGCTTCCTGATGTTTGTTGCGCCTTTCATGCGCATTCCGCTGCTGTGGGCGCTCGGCGCCTTCGCCGTCGGCGCGCTGCTGCTGGCCTATCCGCTCATCCGCACGTCGAAGCTCGAGCGGTCGGGCGGGGAAATCGTGCTGCGGCGGTCGAAAATGTTTATTTTTATCATTTTGATCCTGATCCTGCTCCGGCTGCTGCTGCATGAGGAGATCGAGCGGTACGTGACGATTCCGCAGACGGGCGCGCTGTTCTTCGTGCTTGCCTTCGGCATGATCCTCGTCTGGCGGCTCGCCATGCTGCGGGAATACCTGAAGCTGCAGCGGGAAAGCCCGGAATAG
- a CDS encoding MGMT family protein, translating into MTPFTMRVIEIIRSIPEGAVMTYGQIAELAGSRRGARQVVRILHSSSRKYGLPWHRVVNSKGEIALQDEEGRRMQAMYLRDEGVPVDDRGRVDLPARQYIPGPD; encoded by the coding sequence ATGACCCCTTTCACGATGCGCGTGATCGAGATTATCCGGAGCATACCGGAAGGCGCCGTCATGACCTACGGTCAAATCGCCGAGCTCGCGGGAAGCCGCAGGGGAGCGCGGCAGGTCGTGCGCATCTTGCATTCCTCGAGCCGGAAATACGGCCTGCCATGGCACCGGGTCGTCAACAGCAAGGGCGAAATCGCCCTGCAGGACGAGGAAGGACGCAGGATGCAGGCGATGTATCTGCGAGACGAAGGCGTCCCCGTCGACGACCGGGGCCGCGTGGACCTGCCGGCCCGGCAGTACATTCCGGGGCCGGACTGA
- a CDS encoding DNA-3-methyladenine glycosylase family protein translates to MSVLFDLHPGEARVRRLGDADSRFADLARLIGPLSVPAQADAFAFLVRSLIGQQLSVKAAATITGRVLQHCGELTPGVVLAVPEENLRAAGVSKPKIAYVKGLAGLTERQELDFARFSGMDDAEAVAALTTVKGIGRWTAEMFLIFVLGRENVLSLGDAGLRRAAAWLYKDAPGGEDAALDRLGRTWEPYRSIASLYLWEAINRGHVGAGPFGQSPDAAARSRGGGGEGRA, encoded by the coding sequence ATGAGCGTTTTGTTCGATTTGCATCCCGGCGAGGCGCGCGTGCGCCGGCTGGGGGATGCCGACAGCAGGTTTGCCGATTTGGCCCGTCTTATCGGTCCGCTGTCCGTTCCGGCGCAGGCGGATGCCTTCGCGTTCCTGGTCCGGTCGCTGATCGGGCAGCAGCTTTCCGTAAAGGCGGCGGCGACGATCACGGGGCGCGTCCTGCAGCATTGCGGCGAATTGACGCCCGGCGTCGTGCTGGCCGTCCCCGAAGAAAATCTGCGCGCCGCGGGCGTATCGAAGCCGAAAATCGCCTATGTCAAAGGGCTCGCCGGGCTGACGGAGCGGCAGGAGCTCGATTTTGCGCGCTTCAGCGGCATGGACGACGCCGAAGCGGTCGCCGCCCTGACGACGGTGAAAGGGATCGGGCGCTGGACGGCCGAGATGTTTCTGATCTTCGTGCTCGGCCGGGAAAACGTGCTGTCGCTCGGAGATGCCGGACTGCGGCGCGCTGCCGCCTGGCTGTATAAAGATGCGCCCGGAGGGGAAGACGCCGCGCTCGATCGGCTCGGACGAACCTGGGAGCCGTACCGCAGCATCGCTTCGCTCTATCTGTGGGAGGCGATCAACCGCGGACATGTCGGAGCCGGCCCGTTCGGGCAATCGCCGGATGCCGCTGCGCGTTCGCGCGGCGGCGGAGGGGAGGGCCGCGCATGA
- a CDS encoding sugar phosphate isomerase/epimerase family protein: MTRPKLGLIGLIHEEVKQDLWGTLKRVAEIGYEGIEGAHYLLQGDVKENVKRFHDLGLRVATHSAGKDALREDLDKIIADAHALETSHVTMWWATCNSREEVLRDAELYNAAGERLAREGLKFCYHNHDHEFKTTFNGVYALDLLAEYTDPKNVFFRLDVAWIAVGGAQPAHILKKMAGRVPAIHLKDVYGTDEVGKWTAVGTGVVDIKGSIQAACEIGGVEWMTVEQDKVRNLTPFETVTVSYLNLKEAGLLG, from the coding sequence ATGACAAGACCGAAGCTCGGCCTGATCGGACTCATTCATGAAGAAGTGAAGCAGGATTTATGGGGCACGCTGAAGCGGGTCGCGGAAATCGGATACGAGGGCATCGAAGGGGCGCATTACTTGCTGCAGGGCGACGTCAAAGAAAACGTCAAGCGGTTCCACGACCTCGGGCTGCGGGTCGCGACGCACAGCGCCGGCAAGGACGCGCTGCGGGAAGATCTCGACAAGATCATTGCGGACGCCCATGCGCTCGAAACGTCGCATGTGACGATGTGGTGGGCGACCTGCAACTCCCGGGAAGAGGTGCTCCGTGACGCCGAGCTGTACAACGCCGCGGGGGAGCGGCTGGCCCGCGAAGGACTGAAATTTTGCTATCATAACCACGATCACGAGTTCAAAACGACGTTTAACGGCGTATATGCGCTTGACCTTCTGGCGGAGTATACCGATCCCAAGAACGTGTTTTTCCGGCTTGACGTCGCCTGGATCGCGGTCGGCGGCGCGCAGCCGGCGCATATTTTGAAGAAAATGGCGGGCCGCGTTCCGGCGATCCACCTGAAGGACGTCTACGGGACGGACGAGGTCGGCAAATGGACGGCCGTCGGCACCGGCGTCGTCGACATCAAGGGCTCGATCCAGGCGGCGTGCGAGATAGGCGGCGTGGAATGGATGACGGTCGAGCAGGATAAGGTGCGCAACCTGACTCCGTTCGAGACGGTCACGGTCAGCTATTTGAACCTGAAGGAAGCCGGACTGCTCGGGTAA
- a CDS encoding DinB family protein: protein MDIYALIEAYKSDLEHYTLEQLQAGASEDNWSLGQLYHHLIGASLFMQLRNAEACASADREQPLGKTEAGEAVFRLDAFPPVKIKVPASPQYTPKNPESREELAAGLDLVKVKMEEWAGKIADVNPNMKMEHPRLGWLNAQEWYRLVAMHFRHHLRQKEELELRLGLPADVRARLAAVKAAAQ, encoded by the coding sequence ATGGACATTTACGCATTGATTGAGGCGTACAAAAGCGATCTGGAGCATTATACCCTGGAGCAGCTGCAGGCGGGTGCGAGCGAGGATAACTGGTCGCTGGGCCAGCTGTATCACCACCTGATCGGGGCGTCCCTGTTTATGCAGCTTCGGAATGCGGAGGCCTGCGCATCGGCGGACCGGGAGCAGCCGCTCGGCAAGACGGAGGCGGGCGAAGCGGTATTCAGGCTGGACGCCTTTCCGCCGGTCAAAATCAAGGTTCCGGCTTCGCCGCAGTATACGCCGAAAAATCCGGAGAGCAGGGAGGAGCTTGCGGCAGGGCTGGATCTGGTGAAGGTAAAGATGGAGGAGTGGGCGGGCAAGATTGCGGATGTGAACCCGAATATGAAAATGGAGCATCCGCGCCTGGGCTGGCTGAATGCGCAGGAGTGGTACCGCCTCGTGGCGATGCATTTCCGCCACCACTTGCGGCAGAAGGAGGAGCTGGAGCTGCGGCTCGGGCTGCCGGCGGACGTCCGGGCGAGGCTGGCGGCCGTGAAGGCGGCCGCGCAGTAG
- a CDS encoding ArsR/SmtB family transcription factor, whose amino-acid sequence MLAVLAEPARLSMLELLRRGGPLTAGAMASRLRLNRTHAARHLRILRLAGIVEAHSAANRRVYKLKPRALGMLGDWLDLFLAEGDDRLDRLDDYLHDLQRPAVIFEADLAKISKRWKS is encoded by the coding sequence ATGCTCGCCGTATTAGCCGAGCCAGCCCGGTTATCCATGCTCGAGCTGCTCCGCAGAGGCGGCCCGTTAACCGCGGGGGCAATGGCCTCTCGTCTCAGGCTGAACCGGACGCACGCTGCCAGGCATCTTCGCATTCTAAGACTTGCCGGAATCGTCGAAGCGCATTCGGCCGCCAACCGGCGCGTTTATAAGCTGAAGCCGCGAGCTTTAGGCATGCTCGGCGATTGGCTCGACCTTTTTCTTGCCGAAGGGGACGATCGATTGGACCGGCTGGACGATTACCTGCACGATCTGCAAAGACCCGCAGTGATTTTCGAAGCAGACCTGGCGAAGATTTCAAAACGATGGAAGTCATGA
- a CDS encoding DoxX family protein, with amino-acid sequence MKKIAIPYWMFTGLLAAFMFSGSIPDLLSTPDAVELFNQLGYPAYLLPFLGVAKILGVIALFIPGFPRVKEWVYAGFVYDLAGAMYSTLASGGPVGGSLFFLLGFAMIAGSYIYHHRRLKAASFGAGARELRLQAGNPKYAE; translated from the coding sequence ATGAAAAAAATCGCGATTCCGTATTGGATGTTTACCGGGCTGCTGGCGGCGTTCATGTTCTCGGGTTCGATTCCGGATCTTCTCTCCACTCCCGATGCCGTCGAATTGTTTAACCAATTGGGGTATCCCGCTTATTTGCTCCCGTTTCTGGGCGTTGCCAAAATATTGGGCGTGATCGCGCTGTTCATCCCCGGATTTCCGCGGGTGAAGGAGTGGGTGTATGCCGGATTCGTCTACGATTTGGCGGGGGCGATGTATTCCACCTTGGCCAGCGGCGGGCCGGTCGGCGGATCGCTGTTCTTCCTGCTCGGGTTCGCGATGATAGCCGGCTCCTACATTTACCATCACAGAAGGCTGAAAGCCGCTTCATTCGGCGCCGGCGCCCGGGAGCTTCGCCTGCAGGCGGGAAATCCGAAATACGCCGAGTAA
- a CDS encoding DUF1697 domain-containing protein, which yields MSIWIALLRGINVGGKNKIKMSELKTALEDIGLARVSTYIQSGNILFESEEEEAALRSRIEGQIAAVFGISLTAVLRTAEELEGIAHGCPFTAEVLAEAAANTDAETLYAALLPEAPPASGIAKLAAADNGDDEYRIAGRDVYLLFRQSVRNAKLAANLPKLGVPATVRNWNTLSRLVELAQGMKN from the coding sequence ATGAGCATTTGGATCGCGCTGCTGCGCGGAATAAACGTCGGCGGCAAAAATAAAATCAAAATGTCCGAGCTGAAAACGGCGCTGGAGGACATCGGACTCGCCCGCGTGTCGACGTATATCCAGAGCGGCAACATTTTGTTCGAGTCCGAAGAAGAGGAGGCCGCGCTGCGCAGCCGGATCGAGGGGCAGATCGCCGCGGTATTCGGGATTTCGCTGACGGCCGTCCTGCGGACGGCGGAGGAGCTGGAAGGGATCGCGCACGGCTGCCCGTTCACGGCTGAAGTGCTGGCGGAAGCCGCCGCCAATACGGACGCGGAGACGCTTTATGCCGCGCTGCTGCCGGAGGCGCCTCCGGCGTCCGGCATCGCCAAGCTTGCAGCCGCGGACAACGGAGACGACGAGTACCGGATTGCCGGCCGCGACGTCTATCTGCTGTTCCGGCAGAGCGTGCGCAACGCCAAGCTCGCAGCCAATTTGCCGAAGCTCGGCGTGCCGGCGACGGTTCGCAACTGGAACACGCTGAGCAGACTCGTGGAGCTGGCGCAGGGTATGAAAAATTAA
- a CDS encoding YwbE family protein has translation MDGRVRSQVRPGQTVEIVLKKDQPTGKTTRGVVKDLLTNSPTHPHGIKVRLTSGEVGRVKTIVSGSPE, from the coding sequence ATGGACGGAAGAGTGCGTTCCCAGGTCCGGCCGGGCCAGACTGTCGAGATCGTGCTGAAGAAGGATCAGCCGACGGGGAAGACGACGCGCGGCGTCGTCAAAGATTTATTGACGAATTCGCCTACCCATCCGCACGGCATCAAAGTCAGGCTGACGAGCGGCGAGGTCGGCCGGGTGAAGACAATCGTAAGCGGCAGTCCGGAATAA
- a CDS encoding Gfo/Idh/MocA family protein: MSKTYRVAFIGCGRRAHEHAVGVKADARCEVVALSDINAEAAAALNTEFGFEGVVYTDYKEMLANERPDVVILCLWTPLHLPVFRDCAEAGVKALLSEKPMAPTWGDCQELARIAERTGCQLTFSHQRRFSSGNRAVRKMIGDGVFGKLLRMDLFSPPNLLDCGTHTFDQALSFMNECPAKWVLGAVDASETYNWFNVPSESVAAGIIVFENGVRANIQLGGPDMDIWGGVRVIGEKGFIEVFWDGEFRQAAVYADPSWKPPVIELQPGEQMIGLVRNALDCLETGEEPELSYKKALRAAEIIFAFYESVRRHARVALPLEGVTDNPFITMLENGAFAHSAAYKIKEVQSK, encoded by the coding sequence ATGAGCAAGACATACCGCGTAGCCTTTATCGGCTGCGGCAGACGCGCGCACGAGCATGCGGTCGGGGTCAAAGCCGATGCGAGGTGCGAAGTGGTCGCGCTGTCCGATATCAATGCGGAAGCCGCCGCCGCCCTGAATACCGAATTCGGCTTCGAGGGTGTTGTCTACACCGATTATAAGGAGATGCTGGCCAACGAACGGCCGGACGTCGTCATTCTCTGCCTGTGGACGCCGCTTCATCTCCCCGTTTTTCGCGATTGCGCGGAAGCGGGCGTCAAGGCGCTGCTGTCGGAGAAACCGATGGCGCCGACCTGGGGCGACTGCCAGGAGCTGGCGCGGATCGCGGAAAGGACCGGCTGCCAGCTGACGTTCTCCCATCAGCGCCGTTTCTCGTCCGGCAACCGGGCGGTGCGGAAGATGATCGGCGACGGGGTGTTCGGCAAGCTGCTGCGCATGGACCTGTTCTCGCCGCCCAATCTGCTCGACTGCGGCACGCATACGTTCGACCAGGCGCTCAGCTTCATGAACGAGTGCCCGGCCAAATGGGTGCTCGGCGCCGTCGACGCGAGCGAAACGTATAACTGGTTCAACGTGCCTTCCGAGTCGGTGGCGGCCGGCATCATCGTCTTCGAGAACGGCGTGCGGGCCAACATCCAGCTGGGCGGGCCGGACATGGACATCTGGGGCGGCGTCCGGGTCATCGGGGAGAAAGGCTTCATCGAGGTATTCTGGGACGGCGAATTCCGCCAAGCCGCCGTGTACGCTGATCCGTCCTGGAAGCCGCCCGTTATCGAGCTGCAGCCCGGCGAGCAGATGATCGGGCTTGTCCGCAATGCGCTCGACTGCCTGGAAACGGGCGAAGAGCCCGAGCTGTCCTACAAAAAGGCGCTGCGCGCGGCGGAAATTATTTTCGCCTTCTACGAATCGGTCCGCCGTCATGCCCGCGTGGCGCTGCCGCTTGAAGGCGTGACGGACAATCCGTTCATTACGATGCTGGAGAACGGGGCGTTCGCGCACTCCGCCGCTTACAAAATAAAGGAGGTACAATCGAAATGA